Genomic window (Bacillus vallismortis):
AAAAAGGAAACGAACTGACGAAGCAGACGTTTCAATTATTAAAAGAAACAGCTAATATACATTTTATCGGAAACGTGGAAGCGCGAGACCTTTTAGATGATGTGGCGGATGTTGTAGTAACAGACGGCTTTACCGGGAATGTTACACTCAAAACGCTGGAAGGTTCTGCGTTGTCTATTTTTAAAATGATGAAGGAAGTCATGACGTCTAATTTAACATCAAAGCTCGCGGCAGCTGTGCTGAAGCCGAAGATGAAAGACATGAAAATGAAAATGGAGTATTCGAATTATGGCGGAGCAAGTCTATTTGGCTTAAAAGCCCCTGTGATCAAGGCGCACGGCTCTTCAGATTCTAATGCTGTATTTCACGCGATTCGTCAAGCAAGAGAGATGGTCAGCCAAAATGTGGCTGCGCTCATTCAGGAAGAAGTAAAAGAAGAAAAAACAGATGAGTAGTCTGGAGGTTTTTACATCATGAGTAAGATTGCATTTTTATTCCCGGGTCAGGGATCACAATTTATCGGCATGGGGAAAGAGCTTTATGAGCAGGTCCCTGCTGCAAAGCGTCTCTTTGATGAAGCGGATGAAACATTGGAAACAAAACTCAGTTCGCTGATTTTTGAAGGTGATACTGAAGAATTAACACTTACATATAATGCACAGCCTGCTTTGCTGACGACAAGCATTGCTGTTCTTGAAAAATTTAAAGAATCAGGCATTACACCTGATTTTACAGCAGGACACAGCCTTGGTGAATATTCCGCACTGGTTGCGTCTGGCGCACTGTCTTTCAAAGATGCTGTTTATACCGTCAGAAAACGCGGAGAGTTTATGAATGAAGCAGTGCCGGCTGGCGAAGGAGCCATGGCTGCGATTCTCGGCATGGATGCTGAAACATTAAAGCAAGTAACCGATAAAGTGACGGAGGAAGGTCGCCTTGTCCAGCTTGCGAATCTCAACTGCCCCGGACAAATCGTCATTTCCGGAACAGCTAAAGGGGTAGAGCTTGCATCTGAACGGGCAAAAGAGAACGGTGCAAAACGTGCGATTCCGCTTGAAGTAAGCGGCCCGTTCCATTCTGAACTAATGAAGCCAGCAGCTGAAAAGCTGAAAGAAGTATTGGACTCCTGTGACATAAATGACGCTGACGTTCCGGTCATCTCAAACGTTTCTGCTAATGTCATGACTGATAAAGCAGAAATCAAAGAGAAGCTCATTGAGCAGCTCTACTCTCCGGTTCGTTTTGAGGAAAGCATTAACAAGCTGATTGCAGAGGGTGTTACGACTTTTATTGAAATCGGCCCCGGAAAAGTGCTTTCAGGCCTTGTGAAAAAAGTAAACAGACGCTTAAAAACAATTGCTGTATCAGATCCGGAAACGATCGAGCTGGCAATTCAAACGCTTAAGGAGGAGAATGAAAATGCTTAATGACAAAACAGCTATTGTCACTGGCGCATCCCGCGGAATCGGCCGCTCAATCGCCCTTGACTTGGCAAAAAGCGGCGCAAACGTTGTCGTGAACTACTCCGGCAATGAAGCGAAAGCTAATGAAGTAGTCGATGAAATCAAATCATTGGGCAGAAAAGCAATTGCTGTCAAAGCGGATGTATCAAATCCCGAAGATGTACAAAACATGATAAAAGAAACGCTGTCTGTTTTTTCTGCGATTGACATTTTAGTTAATAACGCCGGAATTACAAGAGACAATCTCATCATGAGAATGAAAGAAGATGAATGGGATGACGTCATTAACATTAACTTAAAGGGTGTTTTCAACTGCACGAAAGCTGTTACAAGACAAATGATGAAACAGCGTTCAGGCCGTATTATTAACGTGTCGTCTATCGTAGGTGTCAGTGGAAATCCTGGACAAGCAAACTACGTGGCCGCAAAAGCCGGCGTGATCGGTTTAACAAAATCTTCTGCCAAAGAGCTCGCAAGCCGCAATATTACGGTAAATGCGATTGCGCCTGGATTTATCTCAACTGATATGACAGATAAGCTAACAAAAGATGTTCAAGACGAAATGCTGAAACAAATTCCGCTCGCGCGATTTGGCGAACCTGGCGACGTCAGCAGCGTTGTCACGTTCCTTGCTTCTGAGGGAGCTCGTTATATGACAGGCCAAACGCTTCATATTGACGGCGGAATGGTGATGTAAGTTTTTTTCTCGAAAATTTCATCATAGTTTCTCTAGTTTTTTAAAAACGAATCCACTATAATACTTGAGGGGAGGTGAATTGCTATGGCAGATACATTAGAGCGTGTAACGAAAATCATCGTAGATCGCCTTGGCGTTGATGAAGCAGACGTCAAACTTGAAGCTTCTTTCAAGGAAGACTTAGGTGCTGATTCCCTAGATGTAGTTGAGCTTGTTATGGAACTTGAAGACGAGTTTGATATGGAAATTTCTGACGAAGATGCTGAAAAGATTGCAACAGTCGGCGACGCTGTGAACTACATACAAAACCAGCAATAAGCTGATGCTAAAAGTCCCGCCGAAACGCGGGGCTTTAGCCCTTTATTCGTGCAGTTATTACAGCATGCCGCTTTTACGCGCGCTGTATCCGGTTTAGTCAGAGAAGCGCGGTGAACCTGATGTGCCTATGGAGGTTACTATGTCAAAACACTCACATTATAAAGATAAAAAAAAGTTCTATAAAAAAGTAGAACAATTTAAAGAGTTTCAAGAACGGATTTCGGTTCACTTTCAAAATGAAAAGCTTTTGTATCAAGCATTTACACATTCATCTTATGTGAATGAGCATCGGAAAAAGCCGTATGAAGATAATGAAAGGCTTGAATTTTTAGGTGACGCTGTTTTGGAACTGACCATCTCCAGATTCTTATTTGCCAAGTACCCGGCTATGAGTGAAGGAGATTTGACGAAATTGAGAGCCGCGATTGTATGCGAACCGTCTCTCGTTTCATTGGCTCACGAACTGTCATTCGGCGACCTTGTCCTATTGGGTAAAGGTGAGGAAATGACAGGCGGAAGAAAGCGTCCCGCTCTATTGGCGGATGTTTTTGAGGCATTTATCGGAGCCTTGTATCTTGATCAGGGATTAGAGCCGGTCGAAAGTTTCTTAAAAGTCTATGTGTTCCCTAAAATTAACGATGGTGCTTTTTCTCATGTGATGGATTTCAAAAGCCAGCTGCAGGAATACGTGCAGCGGGACGGCAAAGGCTCTCTGGAGTATAAAATCTCCAACGAAAAAGGGCCTGCGCACAACCGTGAATTTGAAGCCATCGTATCTCTAAAAGGTGAACCACTCGGAGTCGGAAACGGCCGTTCAAAGAAAGAAGCCGAACAGCACGCTGCTCAGGAAGCTTTAGCTAAATTGCAAAAACACCATACGAGACAATAAAATCCCCCTTATCATTCAGGGGGATTTCAGTATGTATGCCGTCTTATTTCATCCATGTTTTATGATAGAATTGAAATACTTATTACATAAGGAGGATCGCTATGTTCCTCAAACGCTTAGACGTTATAGGATTTAAATCGTTTGCAGAACGGATTTCCGTAGATTTTGTAAAAGGCGTTACAGCGGTTGTCGGTCCAAACGGGAGCGGAAAAAGCAATATTACAGATGCCATTCGCTGGGTTCTTGGAGAGCAATCGGCACGGTCTCTTCGCGGCGGAAAAATGGAAGATATCATTTTTGCCGGCAGTGATTCGAGAAAGCGATTAAACCTAGCTGAAGTTACACTTACTCTTGATAATGATGATCATTTCTTGCCGATTGACTTCCATGAGGTCAGTGTTACAAGACGTGTATACAGATCAGGCGAGAGTGAGTTTCTGATTAACAATCAGCAGTGCCGCTTAAAAGATATTATTGATTTATTTATGGACTCTGGTCTAGGTAAAGAAGCATTTTCTATTATCAGCCAAGGGAAAGTGGAAGAGATCCTGAGCAGCAAAGCGGAGGATCGCCGCAGTATCTTTGAAGAAGCCGCCGGGGTGCTTAAATATAAAACGAGAAAGAAAAAAGCAGAAAATAAACTGTTTGAGACACAGGACAATTTAAACCGGGTAGAAGATATATTACATGAGCTTGAAGGACAGGTTGAACCCCTTAAAATTCAAGCTTCAATCGCGAAAGACTATCTGGAGAAAAAGAAAGAGCTGGAGCATGTTGAAATTGCGCTGACTGCCTATGATATCGAAGAGCTGCATGGCAAATGGTCAACGCTTAAAGAGAAAGTGCAGCTCGCAAAGGAAGAAGAGCTCGCTGAATCGTCTGCAATTTCTGCGAAAGAAGCGAAAATTGAAGATGCGAGAGACAAAATTCAAGCGCTGGATGAATCAGTAGATGAGCTCCAGCAGGTCTTATTGGTGACGAGTGAAGAGCTGGAAAAGCTTGAAGGCCGTAAAGAAGTCCTGAAAGAACGCAAGAAAAACGCTGTGCAAAACCAAGAACAGCTGGAAGAAGCCATCGTTCAGTTTCAGCAAAAAGAAACGGTGCTGAAAGAAGAGCTTGCGAAGCAGGAAGCTGTCTTCGAAACGCTTCAGGCAGAGGTGAAACAGTTAAGAGCTCAGGTAAAAGAAAAGCAACAGGCTCTCAGTCTTCACAATGAAAATGTCGAAGAGAAGATCGAGCAGCTGAAAAGCGATTACTTTGAGCTGTTAAACAGCCAGGCTTCGATACGCAACGAGCTCCAGCTGCTGGATGACCAGATGTCCCAATCCGCTGTCACATTACAGAGGCTTGCAGACAACAATGAAAAGCATCTTCAGGAACGGCGCGATATTTCTGCGCGAAAAGCCGCATGTGAAACGGAGTTTGCCCGAATTGAGCAGGAGATGCACAGCCAAGTCGGCGCATATCGTGACATGCAGACAAAATATGAGCAGAAAAAGCGCCAATACGAAAAAAATGAATCCGCTTTGTATCAGGCATACCAATACGTTCAGCAAGCGAGATCGAAAAAGGACATGCTTGAGACGATGCAGGGTGATTTCTCCGGCTTTTATCAAGGTGTTAAAGAAGTGCTGAAAGTGAAGGAGCGCCTTGGCGGGATTCGCGGAGCGGTCCTTGAGCTGATGTCAACAGACCGAAAGTATGAAACGGCCATTGAAATTGCGCTCGGCGCTTCTGCCCAGCATGTCGTGACCGACGATGAACAGTCTGCCCGCAAAGCGATTCAATATTTAAAACAGAATTCCTTCGGCCGGGCGACGTTTCTGCCTCTTTCTGTCATCAGAGACCGCCAGCTTCAAAGCCGGGACGCGGAAACAGCAGCGCAGCATTCGTCATTTCTCGGGGTTGCCAGTGAACTTGTCACATTTGATCCTGCGTATCGGCGCATCATCCAGAATCTTCTTGGAACCGTGCTGATCACAGAGGATTTAAAGGGGGCAAATGAGCTTGCGAAGCTTCTCGGCCACCGGTACCGCATCGTAACCCTTGAGGGAGATGTCGTGAATCCGGGTGGTTCAATGACGGGCGGAGCGGTTAAAAAGAAAAATAACTCGCTGCTTGGAAGAAGCCGTGAGCTTGAAGATGTGAGCAAACGGCTCATTGAAATGGAAGAGAAAACAGCACTGCTTGAACAAGAAGTCAAAACACTTAAGCAATCCCTTCAGGATATAGAGAATAAACTGGCTGATTTAAGAGAAACAGGGGAAAGCTTGAGATTAAAGCAGCAGGATGTAAAAGGCCAGCTGTACGAACTTCAAGTTGCCGAAAAAAATATCAACACCCATTTAGAGCTCTATGATCAAGAAAAATCCGCTCTGTTAGAAAGCGATGAAGAGAAGAAAACGCGCAAACGCAAGCTGGAAGAAGAGCTTTCTGCCGTATCCGAAAAGATGAAGCAGCTTGAAGAGGACATGGACAGACTGACAAAACAAAAACAAACGCAATCAACAACGAAAGAGTCTCTCTCCAATGAGCTTACCGAGCTGAAGATCACAGCGGCCAAAAAAGAGCAGGCATGCCAGGGTGAAGAGGACAACCTTGACAGACTAAAGAAAGAGCTCGCAGAAACAGAGTTTGCGTTAAAAGAAGCGAAAGAAGACTTGAGCTTCTTAACGTCAGAGATGTCATCAAGCTCCAGCGGCGAAGAAAAGCTTGAAGAAGCTGCAAAACATAAATTGAATGACAAAACGAAAACGATCGAACTGATTGCGTTAAGACGCGACCAGCGTATCAAGCTTCAGCATGGGCTTGATACGTATGAGCGTGAGCTGAAAGAAATGAAACGGCTGTATAAACAAAAAACAACGCTCTTAAAAGATGAAGAGGTCAAACTGGGCCGGATGGAAGTTGAGCTTGATAATTTGCTTCAGTACTTGCGGGAGGAATACAGCTTGTCCTTTGAGGGGGCAAAAGAGACATATCAGCTTGAAGCAGATCCAGAGGAAGCCAGAAAGCGCGTGAAGCTGATTAAACTCGCAATCGAAGAGCTGGGTGCTGTAAACCTCGGAAGCATAGATGAGTTTGAGAGGGTCAACGAACGGTATAAGTTTCTGTCAGAACAAAAAGAAGATTTGACAGAAGCGAAAAATACCTTGTTCCAAGTGATTGAAGAAATGGATGAAGAAATGACGAAACGCTTTAACGACACATTCGTCCAAATCCGCTCACATTTTGATCAAGTCTTCCGTTCCTTATTCGGAGGAGGACGAGCTGAACTAAGGCTCACCGATCCGAACGATCTGCTTCACTCAGGAGTCGAGATTATCGCACAGCCGCCGGGGAAAAAATTGCAAAACTTAAACCTTCTGTCAGGCGGAGAGCGTGCGCTTACTGCTATAGCGCTCTTATTCTCAATCTTAAAGGTTCGTCCTGTGCCGTTTTGCGTCCTTGACGAAGTAGAGGCTGCGCTTGACGAAGCGAATGTCTTCCGATTTGCGCAGTATTTAAAAAAATACAGCAGCGATACCCAGTTTATCGTGATTACCCACAGAAAAGGGACGATGGAGGAAGCGGATGTGCTATACGGCGTAACCATGCAGGAATCCGGTGTTTCAAAGGTAATTTCAGTTAAGCTGGAAGAAACAAAAGAATTCGTACAGTAACGAGGAAAGAGGGTAAAAGATGAGCTTTTTTAAAAAATTAAAAGAGAAAATCACAA
Coding sequences:
- the fabD gene encoding ACP S-malonyltransferase produces the protein MSKIAFLFPGQGSQFIGMGKELYEQVPAAKRLFDEADETLETKLSSLIFEGDTEELTLTYNAQPALLTTSIAVLEKFKESGITPDFTAGHSLGEYSALVASGALSFKDAVYTVRKRGEFMNEAVPAGEGAMAAILGMDAETLKQVTDKVTEEGRLVQLANLNCPGQIVISGTAKGVELASERAKENGAKRAIPLEVSGPFHSELMKPAAEKLKEVLDSCDINDADVPVISNVSANVMTDKAEIKEKLIEQLYSPVRFEESINKLIAEGVTTFIEIGPGKVLSGLVKKVNRRLKTIAVSDPETIELAIQTLKEENENA
- the fabG gene encoding 3-oxoacyl-[acyl-carrier-protein] reductase yields the protein MLNDKTAIVTGASRGIGRSIALDLAKSGANVVVNYSGNEAKANEVVDEIKSLGRKAIAVKADVSNPEDVQNMIKETLSVFSAIDILVNNAGITRDNLIMRMKEDEWDDVININLKGVFNCTKAVTRQMMKQRSGRIINVSSIVGVSGNPGQANYVAAKAGVIGLTKSSAKELASRNITVNAIAPGFISTDMTDKLTKDVQDEMLKQIPLARFGEPGDVSSVVTFLASEGARYMTGQTLHIDGGMVM
- the acpP gene encoding acyl carrier protein; protein product: MADTLERVTKIIVDRLGVDEADVKLEASFKEDLGADSLDVVELVMELEDEFDMEISDEDAEKIATVGDAVNYIQNQQ
- the rncS gene encoding ribonuclease III, whose amino-acid sequence is MSKHSHYKDKKKFYKKVEQFKEFQERISVHFQNEKLLYQAFTHSSYVNEHRKKPYEDNERLEFLGDAVLELTISRFLFAKYPAMSEGDLTKLRAAIVCEPSLVSLAHELSFGDLVLLGKGEEMTGGRKRPALLADVFEAFIGALYLDQGLEPVESFLKVYVFPKINDGAFSHVMDFKSQLQEYVQRDGKGSLEYKISNEKGPAHNREFEAIVSLKGEPLGVGNGRSKKEAEQHAAQEALAKLQKHHTRQ
- the smc gene encoding chromosome segregation protein SMC — translated: MFLKRLDVIGFKSFAERISVDFVKGVTAVVGPNGSGKSNITDAIRWVLGEQSARSLRGGKMEDIIFAGSDSRKRLNLAEVTLTLDNDDHFLPIDFHEVSVTRRVYRSGESEFLINNQQCRLKDIIDLFMDSGLGKEAFSIISQGKVEEILSSKAEDRRSIFEEAAGVLKYKTRKKKAENKLFETQDNLNRVEDILHELEGQVEPLKIQASIAKDYLEKKKELEHVEIALTAYDIEELHGKWSTLKEKVQLAKEEELAESSAISAKEAKIEDARDKIQALDESVDELQQVLLVTSEELEKLEGRKEVLKERKKNAVQNQEQLEEAIVQFQQKETVLKEELAKQEAVFETLQAEVKQLRAQVKEKQQALSLHNENVEEKIEQLKSDYFELLNSQASIRNELQLLDDQMSQSAVTLQRLADNNEKHLQERRDISARKAACETEFARIEQEMHSQVGAYRDMQTKYEQKKRQYEKNESALYQAYQYVQQARSKKDMLETMQGDFSGFYQGVKEVLKVKERLGGIRGAVLELMSTDRKYETAIEIALGASAQHVVTDDEQSARKAIQYLKQNSFGRATFLPLSVIRDRQLQSRDAETAAQHSSFLGVASELVTFDPAYRRIIQNLLGTVLITEDLKGANELAKLLGHRYRIVTLEGDVVNPGGSMTGGAVKKKNNSLLGRSRELEDVSKRLIEMEEKTALLEQEVKTLKQSLQDIENKLADLRETGESLRLKQQDVKGQLYELQVAEKNINTHLELYDQEKSALLESDEEKKTRKRKLEEELSAVSEKMKQLEEDMDRLTKQKQTQSTTKESLSNELTELKITAAKKEQACQGEEDNLDRLKKELAETEFALKEAKEDLSFLTSEMSSSSSGEEKLEEAAKHKLNDKTKTIELIALRRDQRIKLQHGLDTYERELKEMKRLYKQKTTLLKDEEVKLGRMEVELDNLLQYLREEYSLSFEGAKETYQLEADPEEARKRVKLIKLAIEELGAVNLGSIDEFERVNERYKFLSEQKEDLTEAKNTLFQVIEEMDEEMTKRFNDTFVQIRSHFDQVFRSLFGGGRAELRLTDPNDLLHSGVEIIAQPPGKKLQNLNLLSGGERALTAIALLFSILKVRPVPFCVLDEVEAALDEANVFRFAQYLKKYSSDTQFIVITHRKGTMEEADVLYGVTMQESGVSKVISVKLEETKEFVQ